From the genome of Halomonas sp. 1513, one region includes:
- a CDS encoding shikimate kinase I, which produces MQDLPNLFLIGPMGAGKSTIGRLLAAELSRDFLDSDHEIQDRCGADIPWIFEIEGEAGFREREEAMVEELTQREGVVVATGGGAVMRESNRRALRERGTVIYLYTTVEQQLRRTAKDRNRPLLQNGNPEEILRGMFAKRDPLYRATADLIVRTDRRGPRSVVSEIVRRVTRLVDPLQCKA; this is translated from the coding sequence ATGCAGGATTTACCCAACCTATTTCTGATCGGCCCCATGGGGGCCGGCAAGAGCACCATCGGCCGCCTGCTGGCGGCCGAACTGTCGCGTGACTTCCTGGACAGCGATCACGAGATCCAGGACCGCTGCGGCGCCGATATCCCGTGGATCTTCGAGATCGAAGGCGAGGCCGGATTTCGCGAGCGCGAGGAAGCCATGGTCGAGGAGCTCACCCAGCGCGAAGGCGTGGTGGTGGCCACCGGCGGCGGCGCGGTGATGCGCGAGAGCAACCGCCGGGCCCTGCGCGAGCGGGGTACGGTGATCTACCTCTATACCACCGTCGAGCAGCAGCTGCGACGTACCGCCAAGGATCGCAATCGGCCGCTGCTGCAGAACGGCAACCCCGAGGAGATCCTGCGCGGCATGTTTGCCAAGCGCGATCCCCTCTATCGTGCCACCGCCGACCTGATCGTACGCACCGACCGCCGCGGTCCGCGCTCGGTGGTCAGCGAAATCGTGCGCCGCGTGACGCGCCTCGTCGATCCACTGCAATGCAAGGCCTGA
- a CDS encoding pilus assembly protein PilO encodes MSLAGEWRRLRELEWRELDIKESGSWPWSLQLICCLLALGLTFAGMHWYLAAPKAEELAAAQRQEQSLLRDYQSKAVQAANLPAMRAQSDELEERLEALLEMLPTGAEIPSLIDNISETAIDNELSIDFIRLRSPEERDFYIEQPFDIQVRGDYHRIAAFLAGVAGLPRIVTQHDFSLEPVEGDGQLRLSMLARTYSYRSDVEEAP; translated from the coding sequence ATGAGTCTGGCCGGTGAGTGGCGGCGGCTGCGCGAACTGGAGTGGCGCGAGCTGGATATCAAGGAGTCGGGCAGCTGGCCGTGGTCGCTGCAGCTGATCTGCTGCCTGCTGGCGCTGGGCCTGACCTTTGCCGGCATGCACTGGTACCTGGCGGCGCCCAAGGCCGAGGAGCTGGCGGCGGCCCAGCGCCAGGAGCAGAGCCTGCTGCGCGACTACCAGAGCAAGGCGGTCCAGGCGGCCAACCTGCCGGCGATGCGGGCCCAGTCGGATGAGCTGGAAGAGCGCCTCGAGGCGCTGCTCGAGATGCTCCCCACCGGCGCCGAGATACCCTCGCTGATCGACAATATCAGCGAAACGGCCATCGACAACGAGCTGTCGATCGACTTCATTCGGCTGCGATCCCCGGAGGAGCGCGACTTCTATATAGAGCAGCCGTTCGATATTCAGGTGCGCGGCGACTATCACCGCATTGCGGCCTTCCTGGCCGGGGTCGCCGGCCTGCCGCGCATCGTCACCCAGCATGACTTCAGCCTGGAGCCGGTGGAGGGCGACGGTCAGCTGCGCCTGTCGATGCTGGCGCGCACCTACAGCTACCGCAGCGATGTCGAGGAGGCGCCATGA
- a CDS encoding glutamate synthase small subunit: MANRLSNDFQFIDVGRQDPQKKEARTRAKEFAEIYEPYKPQEAASQAHRCLHCGNPYCEWKCPVHNYIPNWLKLVSEGNILEAAELSHQTNSLPEVCGRVCPQDRLCEGDCTLNDGFGAVTIGSVEKYITDTAFAMGWRPDMSGVTWTDKKVAVIGAGPAGLGCADILARSGVKPVVYDRYPEIGGLLTFGIPEFKLEKHVMERRRAVFEEMGIEFRLNTDIGSDVTIEALLEEYDAVFMGMGTYKYMQGGFPGEDLPGVHKALDYLIANVNHCLGFEKDPADYVSLEGQRVVVLGGGDTAMDCNRTAIRQGAASVTCAYRRDEDNMPGSKREVKNAREEGVDFLFNRQPVAVVGEERVEGVKVVRTRLGEPDENGRQRPEVVPGSEEILPADAVVIAFGFQPTDIDWLAPNSIAVDERGRIKTSEEAAFAFQTSNEKIFAGGDMVRGSDLVVTAVYEGRQAAEGILDYLGV, encoded by the coding sequence ATGGCAAACCGTCTGAGCAACGACTTTCAGTTCATCGATGTGGGTCGCCAGGACCCGCAGAAGAAAGAGGCGCGTACCCGGGCCAAGGAATTCGCCGAGATTTACGAGCCCTACAAGCCCCAGGAGGCGGCCAGCCAGGCGCACCGCTGCCTGCACTGCGGCAACCCCTACTGCGAGTGGAAGTGCCCGGTCCACAACTATATTCCCAACTGGCTGAAGCTGGTCAGCGAGGGCAACATCCTGGAGGCGGCGGAGCTGTCGCACCAGACCAACTCGCTGCCCGAGGTGTGCGGTCGGGTGTGTCCCCAGGATCGCCTTTGCGAGGGCGACTGCACCCTCAACGACGGCTTCGGCGCGGTGACCATCGGCTCGGTGGAGAAGTACATCACCGACACCGCCTTCGCCATGGGCTGGCGCCCGGACATGTCCGGCGTCACCTGGACCGACAAGAAGGTGGCGGTGATCGGCGCCGGCCCGGCCGGGCTCGGCTGTGCCGATATCCTGGCGCGCAGCGGCGTCAAGCCGGTGGTCTACGACCGCTATCCGGAGATCGGCGGCCTGCTGACCTTCGGGATTCCCGAGTTCAAGCTCGAGAAGCACGTCATGGAGCGGCGCCGCGCGGTGTTCGAGGAGATGGGCATCGAGTTCCGCCTGAATACCGATATCGGCAGCGACGTGACCATCGAGGCGCTGCTCGAGGAGTACGATGCGGTGTTCATGGGCATGGGCACCTACAAGTACATGCAGGGCGGCTTCCCGGGTGAGGATCTGCCCGGCGTGCACAAGGCCCTCGACTACCTGATCGCCAACGTCAACCACTGCCTGGGCTTCGAGAAGGACCCTGCCGACTATGTGTCGCTGGAAGGTCAGCGGGTGGTGGTGCTGGGCGGCGGCGATACCGCCATGGACTGCAACCGCACCGCGATCCGTCAGGGCGCGGCCAGCGTGACCTGCGCCTACCGCCGTGACGAGGACAACATGCCCGGCTCCAAGCGTGAGGTGAAGAACGCCCGCGAGGAGGGCGTCGACTTCCTGTTCAATCGTCAGCCGGTGGCGGTGGTCGGCGAGGAGCGGGTCGAGGGCGTCAAGGTGGTACGCACGCGGCTCGGTGAGCCGGATGAGAACGGCCGCCAGCGCCCCGAGGTGGTGCCGGGCTCGGAGGAGATTCTGCCCGCCGATGCGGTGGTCATCGCCTTCGGTTTCCAGCCCACCGATATCGACTGGCTGGCGCCGAACAGCATTGCGGTAGACGAGCGCGGCCGCATCAAGACCAGCGAGGAGGCGGCGTTCGCCTTCCAGACCAGCAATGAGAAGATCTTTGCCGGTGGCGACATGGTGCGTGGCTCCGACCTGGTGGTGACGGCCGTCTACGAGGGCCGCCAGGCCGCCGAAGGCATCCTCGATTATCTGGGGGTGTAA
- a CDS encoding glutamate synthase large subunit: MRQGLHQPGEFRDNCGFGLIAHMEGQASHALLKTAIESLTCMTHRGGIAADGKTGDGCGLLLKMPTDFMRAVARESLGVELGRSFAVGSLFLPDDDGREAHAREVLEAELAARNLTVHGWREVPTDASVCGPMAMDCLPRIRQLFVEADDERLDAQLAVDLFMARRRAEQRLRDEDDFYICSLSAKVVSYKGLMMPVDLPTFYRDLGDERLETAICVFHQRFSTNTAPRWPLAQPFRFLAHNGEINTIEANRGWANSRKENFVNELLPDIAELDEIVNTVGSDSSSMDNMLEVLMTGGMDIYNAIRMMVPPAWQNVETMDGDLRAFYEYNSMHMEPWDGPAGMVMTDGRNAVCMLDRNGLRPARWVITKNGFITLASEIGTYDYAPEDVVAKGRVGPGQVLGIDTETGEVLHTQDIDERLKSAFPYKRWLKDRAHYLESALTELARFQPMDTNELNVYQKMFQISFEERDQLLRPLAESGQEAVGSMGDDTPMAVLSRQNRVLTDHFRQKFAQVTNPPIDPLREAIVMSLETCIGAELNVFEATPDHAHRIILTTPILSPRKFTALVNNEDPAFVSHTLTLAYDPEQQGLKQALQALCQAAEAAAKDGKVILVLSDADLEKGQLPIHAALATGAIHHHLGRLALRPRVNIVVETGYARDAHQMAVLFGVGATAVYPYLAYQVLADMHRTGELTGNPADARENYRKGMQKGLYKILSKMGISTLASYRGSQLFEAVGLHSEVMEMCFTGMASRIEGAGFAEIQMQQELQARDAWLPRKGISQGGLVKYVHGKEYHAYNPDVVMTLQEAVQQGNYQKWKKFARLVNERPVATIRDLLALKPAAEPLPLDEVEPVESMLPRFDSAGMSLGALSPEAHEALAQAMNEAGGRSNSGEGGEDPARYGTIRSSKIKQIASGRFGVTPAYLVNAEVLQIKVAQGAKPGEGGQLPGGKVNDLIARLRYSVPGVTLISPPPHHDIYSIEDLAQLIFDLKQVNPDAQVSVKLVSEPGIGTIATGVAKAYADLITVSGYDGGTAASPLTSIKHAGSPWELGLPEVHQALRINGLRDKIRLQTDGGLKTGLDVVKAAILGAESFGFGTAPMVALGCKYLRICHLNNCATGVATQHQYLRDEHFRGTVDMVKHYFRFIAEEVRELMALLGVRQLTDLIGRTDLLEVIEGQTNAQRRLDLTPLLENDHVPADAPQFCQVERNVPHDPGAKNREVLDALSDAIEARSGGEFSFTITNCDRSVAALTSGAIAKRYGEEGLEEAPITARFTGVAGQSFGVWNARGLHLHLEGDANDYVGKGMNGGSITIVPPRASTFESHKTAIVGNTCLYGATGGKLFAAGQAGERFAVRNSGAQAVIEGAGDHCCEYMTGGLVAVLGETGVNFGAGMTGGFAYVLDEDRTFVDKYNHELVEIHRINTEAMEAYRRHLREVIEEYVAATESARGKAILEDFSDFIRHFWLVKPKAASLNGLLAESRRRPE; this comes from the coding sequence ATGAGACAGGGTCTTCATCAGCCGGGTGAGTTCCGGGACAACTGCGGCTTCGGCCTGATCGCGCACATGGAGGGCCAGGCCAGCCATGCGCTACTCAAGACCGCCATCGAGTCGCTGACCTGCATGACCCACCGCGGCGGCATTGCCGCCGACGGCAAGACCGGTGACGGCTGCGGCCTGCTGCTGAAGATGCCCACCGATTTCATGCGCGCCGTGGCGCGGGAGTCGCTGGGCGTCGAGCTGGGTCGCAGCTTCGCCGTGGGCAGCCTGTTCCTGCCCGATGATGATGGCCGCGAAGCCCACGCCCGCGAGGTGCTGGAAGCTGAGCTTGCCGCCCGCAACCTGACCGTGCACGGCTGGCGCGAGGTGCCCACCGACGCCAGCGTGTGCGGGCCGATGGCGATGGACTGCCTGCCGCGCATCCGCCAGCTGTTCGTCGAGGCCGACGATGAGCGGCTCGATGCGCAGCTGGCGGTGGACCTGTTCATGGCGCGGCGCCGCGCCGAGCAGCGCCTGCGCGATGAAGATGACTTCTATATCTGCTCGCTGTCGGCCAAGGTGGTCTCCTACAAGGGCCTGATGATGCCCGTCGACCTGCCCACCTTCTATCGCGACCTCGGCGACGAGCGCCTGGAAACCGCCATCTGCGTCTTCCACCAGCGCTTCTCGACCAATACCGCGCCGCGCTGGCCGCTGGCTCAGCCGTTTCGCTTCCTGGCCCACAACGGCGAGATCAACACCATCGAGGCCAACCGCGGCTGGGCCAACTCGCGCAAGGAAAATTTCGTCAATGAGCTGCTGCCGGACATCGCCGAGCTCGACGAGATCGTCAATACCGTGGGTTCCGACTCCTCGAGCATGGACAATATGCTCGAGGTGCTGATGACCGGCGGGATGGATATCTACAACGCCATCCGCATGATGGTGCCGCCGGCCTGGCAGAACGTCGAGACCATGGACGGCGACCTGCGCGCCTTCTATGAGTACAACTCCATGCACATGGAGCCGTGGGACGGCCCCGCCGGCATGGTCATGACCGACGGGCGCAACGCGGTGTGCATGCTGGATCGCAACGGCCTGCGCCCGGCGCGCTGGGTGATCACCAAGAATGGCTTCATCACCCTGGCCTCGGAGATCGGTACCTACGACTACGCCCCCGAGGACGTGGTCGCCAAGGGCCGGGTGGGCCCCGGGCAGGTGCTGGGTATCGACACCGAGACCGGCGAGGTGCTGCACACCCAGGACATCGACGAGCGTCTCAAGTCGGCCTTCCCCTACAAGCGCTGGCTGAAGGATCGTGCCCACTATCTGGAGTCCGCCCTCACCGAGCTGGCGCGCTTCCAACCGATGGACACCAACGAGCTGAACGTCTATCAGAAGATGTTCCAGATCAGCTTCGAGGAGCGTGACCAGCTGCTGCGGCCGTTGGCCGAAAGCGGCCAGGAGGCGGTGGGCTCGATGGGCGACGATACGCCGATGGCGGTGCTGTCGCGCCAGAACCGGGTGCTCACCGACCACTTCCGCCAGAAGTTCGCCCAGGTCACCAATCCGCCCATCGATCCGCTGCGCGAAGCGATCGTGATGTCGCTGGAGACCTGCATCGGCGCCGAGCTCAACGTCTTCGAAGCGACCCCGGACCACGCCCACCGGATCATCCTGACCACGCCGATCCTGTCGCCGCGCAAGTTCACCGCGCTGGTCAATAACGAGGATCCCGCCTTCGTCAGCCACACGCTGACGCTTGCCTACGATCCCGAGCAGCAGGGCCTCAAGCAGGCGCTGCAGGCGCTGTGCCAGGCCGCCGAGGCGGCGGCGAAGGATGGCAAGGTGATCCTGGTGCTGAGCGATGCCGACTTAGAGAAGGGCCAGCTGCCGATTCATGCGGCACTCGCCACCGGTGCCATCCACCATCACCTGGGCCGCCTGGCGCTGCGCCCGCGGGTCAATATCGTGGTCGAGACCGGCTATGCCCGCGACGCCCACCAGATGGCGGTGCTGTTCGGCGTCGGTGCCACCGCGGTCTACCCCTACCTGGCCTACCAGGTGCTGGCCGACATGCACCGCACCGGCGAACTCACCGGCAACCCGGCGGATGCCCGCGAGAACTACCGCAAGGGCATGCAGAAGGGGCTCTACAAGATCCTCTCCAAGATGGGCATCTCGACCCTGGCCTCCTACCGCGGCTCGCAGCTGTTCGAGGCGGTGGGGCTGCACTCCGAGGTGATGGAGATGTGCTTCACCGGCATGGCCTCGCGCATCGAGGGCGCCGGCTTCGCCGAGATCCAGATGCAGCAGGAGCTGCAGGCGCGCGACGCCTGGCTGCCGCGCAAGGGCATCAGCCAGGGCGGCCTGGTCAAGTACGTTCACGGCAAGGAGTACCACGCCTACAACCCCGACGTGGTGATGACGCTGCAGGAGGCGGTGCAGCAGGGCAACTACCAGAAGTGGAAGAAATTCGCGCGGCTGGTCAACGAGCGCCCGGTGGCGACCATTCGCGACCTGCTGGCCCTCAAACCGGCCGCCGAGCCGCTGCCGCTGGACGAGGTAGAGCCGGTGGAGAGCATGCTGCCGCGCTTCGACAGCGCCGGCATGTCGCTGGGCGCGCTGTCGCCGGAGGCCCACGAGGCGCTGGCCCAGGCCATGAACGAGGCCGGCGGGCGCTCCAACTCCGGCGAGGGCGGTGAGGATCCGGCTCGCTACGGCACCATCCGCAGCTCCAAGATCAAGCAGATCGCCTCCGGGCGCTTCGGCGTCACCCCGGCCTACCTGGTCAACGCCGAGGTGCTGCAGATCAAGGTCGCCCAGGGCGCCAAGCCCGGCGAGGGCGGCCAGCTGCCCGGTGGCAAGGTCAACGACCTGATCGCCCGGCTGCGCTACTCGGTGCCCGGCGTGACGCTGATCTCGCCGCCGCCGCACCACGACATCTACTCCATCGAGGACCTGGCGCAGCTGATCTTCGACTTGAAGCAGGTCAATCCGGACGCCCAGGTCTCGGTCAAGCTGGTCTCCGAGCCGGGGATCGGCACCATTGCCACCGGCGTGGCCAAGGCCTACGCCGACCTGATCACCGTGTCGGGCTACGACGGCGGCACCGCGGCCAGCCCGCTGACCTCGATCAAGCACGCCGGCAGCCCCTGGGAGCTGGGCCTGCCCGAGGTGCACCAGGCGCTACGCATCAACGGCCTGCGCGACAAGATCCGCCTGCAGACCGACGGCGGCCTGAAGACCGGCCTAGACGTAGTCAAGGCGGCGATTCTCGGCGCCGAGAGCTTCGGCTTCGGCACCGCGCCGATGGTCGCGCTGGGCTGCAAGTACCTGCGCATCTGCCACCTCAACAACTGCGCCACCGGCGTCGCCACCCAGCACCAGTACCTGCGCGACGAGCACTTCCGGGGCACCGTCGACATGGTCAAGCACTACTTCCGCTTCATCGCTGAGGAAGTGCGCGAGCTGATGGCGCTGCTCGGCGTGCGCCAGCTCACCGACCTGATCGGCCGCACCGATCTGCTCGAGGTGATCGAGGGGCAGACCAATGCCCAGCGCCGGCTCGACCTGACGCCGCTGCTGGAGAACGACCACGTGCCGGCGGACGCCCCGCAGTTCTGCCAGGTGGAGCGCAACGTGCCCCACGATCCGGGCGCCAAGAACCGCGAGGTGCTCGATGCGCTGAGCGACGCCATCGAGGCCAGGTCCGGCGGTGAGTTCTCGTTCACCATCACCAACTGCGATCGCAGCGTGGCGGCGCTGACCTCGGGGGCCATCGCCAAGCGCTACGGCGAAGAGGGGCTCGAGGAAGCGCCGATCACCGCGCGCTTCACCGGCGTGGCCGGGCAGAGCTTCGGGGTGTGGAACGCCCGCGGCCTGCACCTGCACCTCGAGGGCGACGCCAACGACTACGTCGGCAAGGGCATGAACGGTGGCTCGATCACCATCGTGCCGCCGCGTGCCAGCACCTTCGAGAGCCACAAGACGGCGATCGTCGGCAACACCTGCCTGTACGGCGCCACCGGCGGCAAGCTGTTCGCCGCCGGCCAGGCCGGCGAGCGCTTCGCGGTGCGCAACTCCGGCGCCCAGGCGGTCATCGAGGGTGCCGGCGACCACTGCTGCGAGTACATGACCGGCGGCCTGGTCGCGGTGCTCGGCGAGACCGGCGTCAACTTCGGCGCCGGCATGACCGGCGGCTTCGCCTACGTGCTCGACGAGGACCGCACCTTCGTCGACAAGTACAACCACGAGCTGGTCGAGATTCATCGGATCAACACCGAGGCCATGGAGGCCTACCGGCGCCACCTGCGGGAAGTCATCGAGGAGTACGTCGCGGCCACCGAGTCGGCCCGCGGCAAGGCCATCCTGGAGGACTTCAGCGACTTCATCCGCCACTTCTGGCTGGTCAAGCCCAAGGCGGCAAGCCTCAATGGCCTGCTTGCCGAATCCCGCCGGCGGCCCGAGTAA
- a CDS encoding 3-dehydroquinate synthase, which yields MTQPPPSPVTLNVELGERSYPIHIGADLLGDPQWLVPYLAGRQVMVVTNEVVAPHYLERFKAGLPADLEVRELVLPDGEATKTLDHVSRIWDALLEAGFNRRCTLVALGGGVIGDMVGFAAAGYQRGVAFLQVPTTLLSQVDSSVGGKTGVNHQLGKNMIGAFWQPRAVLIDTATLATLPPRELSAGLAEVIKYGLIRDADFLAWLETNMAALRGLDEAALREAIRRSCALKAEIVAADETEQGVRALLNLGHTFGHAIEAHQGYGNWLHGEAVGTGMLMAAELSHRLGWLSEADVARARRIVAAAGLPEAAPAAMGVDDFLSRMRLDKKNIDTRLRLILLRELGDACLDDQTPPALLEALLRDYPRS from the coding sequence ATGACTCAACCCCCTCCGTCACCGGTCACGCTCAACGTCGAGCTCGGCGAGCGCAGCTATCCCATCCATATCGGCGCCGATCTGCTGGGCGATCCGCAGTGGCTGGTACCCTACCTGGCCGGTCGCCAGGTCATGGTGGTCACCAATGAGGTCGTGGCGCCGCACTACCTCGAGCGCTTCAAGGCCGGCCTGCCCGCCGACCTCGAGGTGCGCGAACTGGTGCTGCCCGACGGCGAAGCCACCAAGACCCTCGACCACGTCAGCCGCATCTGGGACGCCCTGCTCGAGGCCGGCTTCAACCGTCGCTGCACGCTGGTGGCACTGGGTGGCGGGGTGATCGGCGACATGGTCGGCTTCGCCGCCGCCGGCTATCAGCGCGGGGTGGCCTTCCTCCAGGTGCCCACCACGCTGCTCTCCCAGGTCGACTCCTCGGTGGGCGGCAAGACCGGCGTCAACCACCAGCTGGGCAAGAACATGATCGGTGCTTTCTGGCAGCCGCGTGCGGTGCTGATCGATACCGCGACCCTGGCCACCCTGCCGCCCCGCGAGCTGTCGGCGGGGCTCGCCGAGGTGATCAAGTACGGATTGATCCGCGATGCCGACTTCCTGGCCTGGCTGGAGACCAACATGGCGGCGCTGCGGGGGCTGGACGAGGCGGCGCTGCGCGAGGCGATCCGCCGCAGCTGTGCCCTCAAGGCCGAGATCGTTGCCGCCGACGAGACCGAGCAGGGCGTGCGCGCGCTGCTCAATCTCGGCCACACCTTCGGCCATGCCATCGAGGCGCATCAAGGCTACGGTAACTGGCTGCACGGCGAAGCCGTCGGCACCGGCATGCTGATGGCCGCCGAGCTGTCACACAGGTTGGGCTGGCTGAGCGAGGCGGACGTTGCCCGCGCGCGGCGTATCGTCGCTGCCGCCGGCCTGCCCGAGGCGGCCCCGGCGGCGATGGGCGTCGACGACTTCCTGAGCCGCATGCGTCTCGACAAGAAGAACATCGATACCCGGCTGCGCCTGATCCTGCTGCGCGAGCTGGGCGATGCCTGCCTGGACGACCAGACCCCACCGGCACTGCTCGAGGCGCTGCTGCGCGACTATCCACGCAGCTGA
- a CDS encoding type II and III secretion system protein: MSMITRLTAALTMVLLSLPALAASTLDDLSYRQGSGGELEVVMTFGGGVPEVRGYRLEDPARLTIDLMDTASRLERSRQSLDIAGVRDLTTLEAGARTRLVFALNDALPYNTRQEGDTLVLSIGGEGGARQAAAPQAAPAGAQAEPVGAQTAAAPASREPRIEEIDFRRGEEGAGRLIVTFDRSGVDSRVRESGNRVIAELRRVELPAELDQVLDVTDFGTPLRRVSPQPGRDGVTLELEASGDYAMLSTHSGRELVIEIQPVSQAERETRERERFAYTGERITLNFQDIEVRSVLAIIADFTGLNLVASDSVTGNVTLNLEDVPWDQALDLVLKSHGLASRQEGNVIVVAPASELANIERQELESREQMETLSPLTTEMIQVRYARASDLAALLRGEGGFGLLTERGRVSVDQRTNTLLIQDTADQIQSILRTLDQLDVAVRQVQIEARIVIARDSATRELGVRWGAESTRGFRADPGADDGSFIARDINPQGLNRARGGLAVDMGSATNPLTTFAFGYLSGDILLDLELRALESEGKSQTISQPRVITANQRTAVIKQGTEIPYQEATSSGATNVDFKEAVLSLEVTPQITPDNRIIMDLVINNDTVGEEFAGVPSIDTNQIETQVLVDNGETVVLGGILTTEQVRSLFKTPFFGDLPLIGNLFRYTQDSSEKVELLVFITPRIIEDGLAIR; encoded by the coding sequence ATGAGCATGATCACGCGTCTGACCGCAGCCCTCACCATGGTGCTGCTTAGTTTGCCGGCGCTGGCGGCGTCGACCCTCGACGACCTCAGCTATCGCCAGGGATCGGGGGGCGAGCTGGAGGTCGTGATGACCTTTGGCGGCGGGGTGCCCGAGGTGCGCGGCTATCGGCTCGAGGATCCGGCGCGCCTGACCATCGACCTGATGGATACCGCCAGCCGCCTGGAGCGCAGTCGGCAGTCGCTGGACATCGCCGGGGTGCGCGACCTCACGACGCTCGAGGCCGGGGCGCGCACTCGGCTGGTGTTCGCCCTCAATGATGCCCTGCCCTACAACACTCGCCAGGAGGGAGACACCCTGGTGCTATCGATCGGTGGCGAGGGTGGCGCCCGGCAGGCGGCGGCGCCTCAAGCCGCGCCGGCTGGCGCCCAGGCCGAGCCGGTTGGTGCCCAGACCGCCGCAGCCCCGGCCAGCCGCGAGCCGCGTATCGAGGAGATCGATTTCCGTCGCGGCGAAGAGGGGGCGGGGCGGCTGATCGTTACCTTCGACCGCTCGGGCGTCGACTCCCGGGTCCGCGAGAGCGGCAATCGCGTGATCGCCGAGCTGCGCCGGGTGGAACTGCCGGCGGAGCTCGACCAGGTACTCGACGTGACCGACTTCGGCACCCCGCTGCGGCGTGTCAGCCCCCAGCCGGGGCGCGACGGCGTGACCCTCGAGCTCGAGGCTAGCGGCGACTACGCGATGCTCTCGACCCATAGCGGCCGCGAGCTGGTGATCGAGATTCAGCCGGTGTCCCAGGCCGAGCGCGAGACCCGCGAGCGCGAGCGCTTCGCCTATACCGGCGAGCGCATCACCCTCAACTTCCAGGATATCGAGGTGCGTTCGGTGCTGGCGATCATCGCCGACTTTACCGGCCTCAACCTGGTCGCCAGCGACAGCGTGACCGGCAACGTGACCCTCAACCTCGAGGACGTGCCCTGGGACCAGGCCCTCGACCTGGTGCTCAAGAGCCACGGCCTGGCCAGCCGCCAGGAGGGCAACGTGATCGTCGTCGCGCCGGCCTCGGAGCTGGCCAATATCGAACGCCAGGAGCTCGAGTCCCGCGAGCAGATGGAGACGCTCTCGCCGCTGACCACCGAGATGATCCAGGTGCGCTATGCGCGAGCCTCCGACCTGGCCGCCCTGCTGCGCGGCGAGGGCGGCTTCGGGCTGCTGACCGAGCGTGGTCGGGTCAGCGTCGACCAGCGCACCAACACCCTGCTGATCCAGGACACCGCCGATCAGATCCAGAGCATCCTGCGCACCCTGGATCAGCTCGACGTGGCGGTACGCCAGGTGCAGATCGAGGCGCGCATCGTGATCGCCCGCGACAGCGCGACCCGTGAGCTGGGCGTGCGCTGGGGGGCCGAGTCGACCCGCGGCTTCCGCGCCGATCCCGGCGCCGACGACGGCTCCTTCATCGCCCGGGATATCAACCCGCAGGGCCTCAATCGTGCCCGCGGCGGCCTGGCGGTGGATATGGGCAGCGCCACCAATCCGTTGACCACCTTCGCCTTCGGCTACCTGTCGGGGGATATCCTGCTCGACCTCGAACTGCGCGCCCTGGAGAGCGAAGGCAAGAGCCAGACCATTTCCCAGCCGCGGGTGATCACCGCCAACCAGCGCACCGCGGTGATCAAGCAGGGCACCGAGATTCCCTATCAGGAGGCCACCTCCAGCGGCGCCACCAACGTCGACTTCAAGGAGGCGGTGCTGTCGCTGGAGGTCACCCCGCAGATCACTCCGGACAACCGCATCATCATGGACCTGGTGATCAACAACGACACCGTCGGCGAGGAGTTCGCCGGGGTGCCGTCGATCGATACCAACCAGATCGAGACCCAGGTGCTGGTGGATAACGGCGAGACCGTGGTGCTGGGCGGGATCCTCACCACCGAGCAGGTGCGCAGCCTGTTCAAGACGCCGTTCTTCGGCGACCTGCCGCTGATCGGCAACCTGTTCCGCTATACCCAAGACTCGAGCGAAAAGGTAGAGTTGCTGGTATTCATCACCCCGAGAATCATCGAGGACGGACTGGCAATTCGCTGA